The Prevotella herbatica genome contains the following window.
AATAGTGATTCTGTTTTATATGCAGATGGACTTGCATTCGTGGAGTCTTCATTCATGACTGTTTCAAAATTTGATTATACTCCTGACATTATGAATCAAGCTATGACTATTGATGCCATATACATAATTCCAGGTAGCGGTAAAGATCATCCTATAAAACCGGGACAAGAGATAACACTTGCACTTAATGCTAAAAACCATAAAGAAATTAATGCGAACTCTATAGATTTGAGCAACGCCGACTTTGAATTCTATGATGTATCTTCTAATCCGAAATTCTCGGATGATGATAATCCAAATGTACCAAATCTTGCAAATTGGTATGACTACTCAAATACATATTTCACGCTTCATAATCGCGGATATCATTCTTATGCTATAGCAAAGCCTGAAACAGACAAGGAGACTTTCTTGCGTAACTATTATTACAAATATAGCTATGTTATGTCAGCAAATGGAAATTCATATACGATGAATAAAGATGGATACAAACTTCCTAATTCATGGATTATTGATGCCGTAAATCTGAGTATTGCAGCTTCTTATCAATGGAACGTTGTGTCGGCATCGCTTGATGCAGGATGGGCTCATTGTGGAAGCATTGACGCTGATAAAACAAGATTTAGTAAAGCCGTAGTGCGTAAGAAATCTGGAAATAGATTCATTGACACCAATAATTCAACAGAAGATTTTGAATCTGATGCAACACCAACATTATTAAAATAACAACTTATGAGAAAACAATTAATAACCGGAATATTGCTAGCCTTTGCTGTATTTTCGCAAGCAGCCGAGCAACTTCCACTAGACAAGAATGTACGTAGAGGAAAACTTCCTAATGGACTTTCATATTATATACGTAATAATACGCAAACTCCAAATGTTGCCGACTTCTACATCGCACAGCGTGTAGGATCTATACTAGAAGAAAAGCAACAACGCGGATTAGCTCATTTTCTTGAGCACATGGCTTTTAATGGAACATTAAACTTTCCTGGTGACAGTATTAAGCCGGGTGTAGTTAAATGGTGCGAAAGCGTTGGAATAAAGTTCGGACAAAATCTTAATGCTTATACGAGTGTAGACGAAACTGTATACAATATTTCTTCTGCACCGGTAACGAATATGAATATAGTTGATTCATGCCTTCTCATTCTTCACGACTGGAGCCATTCATTACTCCTCAAAGATTCTGAAATAGACAAGGAGCGAGGCGTTGTTCATGAAGAGTGGCGTACTAGACGTTCAGGAATGGCAGTACAACGACTGATGGAAGATGCAGCTCCCGTGATATATAAAGGTACAAAATATGAAGATTGCCTGCCTATTGGAAACATGGATATTGTAGACCATTTTAAATATAAGGACCTTAGAGACTATTATGCGAAGTGGTATCGTCCAGACCTTCAAGCTATCATCGTTGTTGGAGATATTAACGTAGATAGTATTGAGAATAAAATAAAGACTATCTTTGGCTCTATTCCAACTCCGGTAAATCCTGCTGAGCGAATATACTATCCTGTAAATAACAACGATTCTATCATTGTTTTTACTGCCAAGGATAAAGAGCAGCCAACGGTAAACTTCAGCATCTATATGAAACGTGATGCAACGCCTAGAAATGAACACAATTCAGTATCTAACTACGAAGATAGTTACAAGTCTAAAATTATAATGAAGATGCTTAACGATAGATTGAAAGAAATTGTCAAGCAATCTAATCCTCCATTCTTATCTTCATCAGTGCGTGATGGTTCTTTCTTCTTATCAAATACAAAAGATGCCTTTAGTAGTTCGATGATGTGCAAGCAAAACAATATAAAAGAAGGTATCGCTGCACTTATTGGAGAACTGCAGCGCGCACGCCATCTTGGTTTCACACAGTCAGAACTTGACAGAGCAAAATCAGAAACATTAAGATTTGCACAGAATGCATACAACAGCCGCGAAAAGAAGCGTAACGGTCATTACGTAAAAATGTGTCTACGTAATTTTTTAGATGAAGAACCTATGATGTCTGCCGAGGATGAACTAAAGGAAGTGACAAAATTAAACTCAGAGATTAGCCTCAAAGATATTAATTCTGCTGTTGATAATATCATAACTAACAACAATGAAGTTGTAACAATATATGGACCAGACAAAAATGGTTTTATGATGCCTTCACGTAGCGATATTATTTCATGTATAAAGAATGCCCAAAGCAAGAAATATGAACCTTATGTTGACAAAGGCGTTTCTGCTGATTTAATTTCAGGAAAGATTAAAGCAGGGAAGATTGTCTCTGAAAAGGAATGGAAACATGGATATAGATTGTTTACATTATCTAATGGTATGAAGGTGTACGTTCGTCCAACCAACTTTGAAGCAGACAGAATTAATCTTTATGCATTTAGTCTTGGCGGAAAATCTTTATACCCAGTATCTGATATGGCTAATCTTAACTATATAACAGCAGCAATAGCAGAGAGTGGTATTGGAGATTTTGATGCTACCTCATTAGATAAAATACTTGATGGTAAGACCGTAAAACTTTCACCATATATTGGTGAAGAAACAGAAGGTTTGAAAGGTTATAGCAATATAAAAAATATGAAGGAGCTATTCCAACTTGCTCATTTATACTTTACATCACCAAGACAAGACAAAAGTGCATTTGCTAGTTTGATGAATAGACAGAGTGAGTTTCTAACCAATCGTGATGCAAATCCTAATGTTTCATATAATGATTCTATCATTTCAATACTATATGGTAACAACCCAAGAATGGCACCAATAAAGAAAGAGAACCTGTCTTTAGTGAACTATGATAGAATTATGCAAATATACAAAGAACGATTTGCTGATGCTTCAGATTTCTCTGTCATCCTTACAGGAAATATAGACATGAATACTGTTCGCCCTCTTATATGTAATTATTTGGCAAGTTTGAAAGGTTATAAAAGTAATGAACAAATAAAAGATAATCACGTATATATACGTGATGTAAATGAAACTCATATATTTCAAAAGGAACAGTCTACTCCATCTTCATTAACAAGTATCTTTATAAAGGCCAAGACAGAATATAATGCTGAGAATTCATTACTTATTGACGTTATGAGCCAAATTCTCCGTATGATGTATACGGAGAAAGTGCGTGAAGAAAAAGGAGGCACATATGGAGTAAGTGTTAATGGTGAACTTGAAAAGTATCCATACGCAGAAGCCCTTATGAAAATAAGTTTCCGTACTGATCCTGAAAAATACCAAACTCTTATTCCTATTATATATGAGCAGTTGAATATATTGGCAAAAGATGGTCCTAGTGAGGAAAACTTAAACAAGGTAAAAGAATATGAATATAAGACATACGGACAGGTTAAAATCACAAATGACTATTGGAATTACATTGCTTATAATCAATTGTTTAATAAAGTAGATTTTGATGATAACTATCTACAGAGAGTAAAATCTCTAACCATAAATGATATACGTAATTTTGCCATGAAAATGCTACAGCCTAATAACCGTATAGAAATTACGATGAAGTCAAAATAGAAATTACGATTTAATTTTTGACTTACATATATTGATATCAAAAAAAACAGCGTACTGCTTATATGCAGCACGCTATTTTTTATAGAAATACTAATCCTCGTATGCAAAGAGTTTTATTTACTTTTGTCAATTGTAAGTTTAATATTGTTGTTATCCCAACAACTATTCGTACAATAATGCATGGGGTGATATCTAGAAATATAATCAATCATTTAATCAGTCGAACTTACATACTGAGGATGTTCCTAGTGTCTGTATTCTTATTATATTCATATTTTTCACAAACACCATTAGTCTAATACCATGCTATTTTAGACTACATCTATTCATTCACTTTTAAGTTGAGAATTCAGCATTTTATTGTAACTAATTCTGAGAATGAAATCGCAAGAAAGTTTGACCTTAATAACGATATACATACTCTAGACGCTGAATCTATTACTTCTAACAATAGAAAAATTAAAATCTTACTAAAGATATGTCATGCCGCAAAGATAATATGTTTCCCGATAGACTCCAACAGATAATATTTATGAGCATATTGATAAAATCTATTTTATGTGATCAAATTTAAATTATAATGTGTACATTTGTAGGAAATTTATGATATTATGACACTGCAACAACTAGAATATATAATAGCAGTAGACCGTTTTCGTCATTTCGGAAATGCGGCAAATTACTGTAATGTTACGCAACCAACTTTAAGCGCAATGATTCAGAAACTAGAGGATGAACTTGGAATAAAGATATTCGACCGCCAGATGCATCCTTTGGAACCAACCAAAATTGGAAAGATTGTATTAGAACAAGCAAGAAAGGCCATACTTAGTTCTATGCGTATAAAAGATATCGTAAATGAACAACAGAATTCTGTTGACGGAACATTTAATCTGGGCATAATTCCAACAATAGCACCATATCTGATTCCTCGCTTCTTTCCACAGATGATAAATAAGCACCCAGAAATGGATGTAAGAATTACAGAAATGAAAACCGAGGATATTAAGAAAGCTTTGCGTCATGGTGATATTGATGCAGGTATAGTTGCAGACCTCGACGGAATGGATGATTTTGTAAAAACAGAACTTTATTATGAAGAGCTCTTCGTATATGTATCACCAAATAATAAACTTATAAATAATGAGACCATAAAAGATAAAGATCTGAATGGTGAATTCTTATGGCTTTTGGGTGAAGGTCACTGTCTTAGCAAACAAATGCAGAAGTTCTGCCATTTGAAACATGCTGCAATAAGTGAACGCGCATATCGTCTTGGAAGTATAGAGACTTTCATGCACATTGTTGAAGGTGGGCGTGGTGTTACTTTTATTCCTGAACTTGCCGCTACACAATTGACTGAAAATAAAAGAAAATTGGTTCGTCAATTCGCTATTCCTTCTCCTACAAGAAAGATTATTATCATAACTACGAATAGCTTTATTCGTAATACGATACTTCAACTTATTACCGATAGTATTAAAAAAGCAATACCAGAAGATATGCTAAAGTTGAAACCCCATCAGCAACGAGTTTAATAATAATCAAGTAAGTTCTTCAGTCTATGATTGAGAAAATTATAGTTATTTTGACAATAGATTTCTCGCAAATTCTATTATAGTATCCTTGCCATGGTAGAAATCTGTTGTCGTCATATCTACTTTATAATCAGGGGCTATGCCAAACTCAGTGCTTGCTTTATTTTTGTCAAATATAGGACATGCTGAAAAACGAATGCCCCAACCAATCGGTATCTCACTGCTGAATGGCATTCCTGCTCCGCCACCAGTTTTATCACCAACTGTCATAACATTTGGACAACACTTCATATACTTCACAAACTCATTAGCTGCACTGTAAACGCTACGGTTAGTGAGTATGATAACGGACTTCTGCCAGCGTATCCCCGTACTAGGTTCTAGATATTGTTCTTGTAATGATGAAAAATCATCATGTCCCTTACCAGTCTTGTGCTGCATATATCCAACCAGAAGCTTCTTGTTGGTAAATCTTGCCGCAAACTCCTCTGCACTGGTCATCATTCCACCGGTGTTATCCCTTATGTCAATAATCAATCCACGCGTCAACAGTAAGCTTGACATTATCTCATCAAGGTTACCACTACCCAACTTGCCTTCAAATGTTGAACAACGTATATAGCCAATATTGTCATCAAGTACTCGATATTTCATGCCATTGGCAATTTTATAATCGGTACCAAGATATTTTGTTATAAGCGAGTCACTAACATTGCTTGGATAGTTTTCATGCCACGACCAGTTTCTTGCAACATCGAAACTCGAATACATATTAACGTGTCCGTCACGCAGTTCGCTAAGCATGTTTCCAAGAACCTCAAAGAGTTGTGCATCAGTCATTTCTCCATTTATCTGTTTGGCATATCTTGTATGGACTTCGTTCCAATCCAGTCCATATTGTTGAGCCTTATAGTCAAAAAAACAATAATGCTGATCTATTATACTCCAAAGAGCTTCAAAGTTTCCCTTGGGATTGTCAGCATACTGATCCTCGTCTACACAGCCTGTCAATGAAGTGAGTGAGAATAAAACAAATAAAATCAATAATGATATATTAGTTTTTTTAAATATGCCTATTGAATAATATCTCATTTTCTTACTTTAATTAGTTTAAATGTCTTCACTATTCCAATCATTATGGCGTGAGTATAGACATGCTGTTTAAGGTTGTTCACACGGGCCTGTTGAAACTCGCCAAGATATCCTATGCTAAAAGTGGAATGCAATAGCGGAAAATCAAAAGTTAGCATGTTGCGTAACGATGGGGCATTGCCGGGATGCGTGAAACAGACATTGTGGTCGTAGTTTCCCTCAGAGAATATCTCATAATAAGACTGTCCGTAATTCGGGCTAAACATTATTCCTGCAACAGGAATACCTATTTCATATCTTAGTTTAAAGTCACGATATGCCCCACTATGAAATGGGTTATGGAAATTATATTCAAGCGCTGCTGTTGGCACAATATTTATAAACGCACGCGCCTGTGCTGGATTATTTCCATTGCGCGTGTTGTATATAAATCCAACGTTTGCCTCTACGTTTCCACCTGCTTCAAGCAGAAGCTGATTGCTCCCTATATTCCAAGTATTAAATAGATAATGCACACCATATTGAAAATTATAGTTGCCAGACATTTCCTTTCCGTCTCCAGAACGATTATCAATATATGAAATATTACCTTGATGAACAAGTTCATAGATAAATCTGTTTCCTTGTCTCTGTCTTAATGTATGACTCATATATCTTACATCTGTACCAGTGTATTTTTCAGGGCTTAGATAAGTATCAAGTATATTTGTCGTTCCTATACCTATCATCTTGCGGTTGGTGATAAACTTATCGCCAAACATCAATGAGTCTGTTTGCGCATTCATACTCATGTTGCACATTAATATTGGCAACATGAGAAGAATCCTATTTTTAATCGTCTTTATTTTCATTGTCTTCTGGGAATAAGCTGAGCTGTCCTATCTGCTCATCGATTATTTGTTGCTGGCTTTTACCAGCATCTGGGTCAAGATTTTCCTCATCATCATCTCCATTTTCAGTGTTTTCATTTTTGGTATATTCCTCTTCACTGAATCTTGTTGGTTCAAGTTCGGTTATCGAGTCAATCTCCCAAGTGGAAATTCTCTTACCCTTTGCCTTAAATCCCTTAACTCCGATGAATTGTTCTGCGTCTATTTCCTCTGCTGGTCTTACAGAGTCGTTACCTCCATAAGAAACTTTTATTAGGGGATAATATGTATCTGTGAGCAATACGAGTTGACTGTTTGCATTATCGCCCAACATATTTTGAGGTCGTTTAATTGCATCCATCGTAAATCGCTTTACATAAGGATAGCCTTGATTGTCAGCATCATACAAAACTGCTGTCCAAATTTTGTGTTGATTCCATTTCTCAATACGCAAAATATTATCAGGATAATGGTTGTTTGCATCAAAGTCTGTGATATAAAAATCACCGTTTTTGAGCACTACTAGTATACGATCTTCATCAAAGAATTCACCTAATGAATATCCGTGCTCTTCATAGTTGATTCGTTTCACGTCTGGATCATACCAAACCTTACGACCACCAAGAGTTGAATGACCATGATTTTTCAGGCTTATGCGATGTATTCCTACTTTAGATAGAAGATTTCCCTTTGCAGACCTAGACTTTATCATGATTTCACTAAAGTCTTTTTCACGGAATATATTCTGTCGTTTCAGTTTTGGATCAACATCGAGAGTAATCTTTATAACCTCAGCTTCTCCATTTGGATTAGCTGTAAAATACATAATTTTTGATCCAGGAGTGCCAAGTGTCAAGTT
Protein-coding sequences here:
- a CDS encoding M16 family metallopeptidase, with the protein product MRKQLITGILLAFAVFSQAAEQLPLDKNVRRGKLPNGLSYYIRNNTQTPNVADFYIAQRVGSILEEKQQRGLAHFLEHMAFNGTLNFPGDSIKPGVVKWCESVGIKFGQNLNAYTSVDETVYNISSAPVTNMNIVDSCLLILHDWSHSLLLKDSEIDKERGVVHEEWRTRRSGMAVQRLMEDAAPVIYKGTKYEDCLPIGNMDIVDHFKYKDLRDYYAKWYRPDLQAIIVVGDINVDSIENKIKTIFGSIPTPVNPAERIYYPVNNNDSIIVFTAKDKEQPTVNFSIYMKRDATPRNEHNSVSNYEDSYKSKIIMKMLNDRLKEIVKQSNPPFLSSSVRDGSFFLSNTKDAFSSSMMCKQNNIKEGIAALIGELQRARHLGFTQSELDRAKSETLRFAQNAYNSREKKRNGHYVKMCLRNFLDEEPMMSAEDELKEVTKLNSEISLKDINSAVDNIITNNNEVVTIYGPDKNGFMMPSRSDIISCIKNAQSKKYEPYVDKGVSADLISGKIKAGKIVSEKEWKHGYRLFTLSNGMKVYVRPTNFEADRINLYAFSLGGKSLYPVSDMANLNYITAAIAESGIGDFDATSLDKILDGKTVKLSPYIGEETEGLKGYSNIKNMKELFQLAHLYFTSPRQDKSAFASLMNRQSEFLTNRDANPNVSYNDSIISILYGNNPRMAPIKKENLSLVNYDRIMQIYKERFADASDFSVILTGNIDMNTVRPLICNYLASLKGYKSNEQIKDNHVYIRDVNETHIFQKEQSTPSSLTSIFIKAKTEYNAENSLLIDVMSQILRMMYTEKVREEKGGTYGVSVNGELEKYPYAEALMKISFRTDPEKYQTLIPIIYEQLNILAKDGPSEENLNKVKEYEYKTYGQVKITNDYWNYIAYNQLFNKVDFDDNYLQRVKSLTINDIRNFAMKMLQPNNRIEITMKSK
- a CDS encoding DUF3316 domain-containing protein, which translates into the protein MKIKTIKNRILLMLPILMCNMSMNAQTDSLMFGDKFITNRKMIGIGTTNILDTYLSPEKYTGTDVRYMSHTLRQRQGNRFIYELVHQGNISYIDNRSGDGKEMSGNYNFQYGVHYLFNTWNIGSNQLLLEAGGNVEANVGFIYNTRNGNNPAQARAFINIVPTAALEYNFHNPFHSGAYRDFKLRYEIGIPVAGIMFSPNYGQSYYEIFSEGNYDHNVCFTHPGNAPSLRNMLTFDFPLLHSTFSIGYLGEFQQARVNNLKQHVYTHAIMIGIVKTFKLIKVRK
- a CDS encoding hydrogen peroxide-inducible genes activator produces the protein MTLQQLEYIIAVDRFRHFGNAANYCNVTQPTLSAMIQKLEDELGIKIFDRQMHPLEPTKIGKIVLEQARKAILSSMRIKDIVNEQQNSVDGTFNLGIIPTIAPYLIPRFFPQMINKHPEMDVRITEMKTEDIKKALRHGDIDAGIVADLDGMDDFVKTELYYEELFVYVSPNNKLINNETIKDKDLNGEFLWLLGEGHCLSKQMQKFCHLKHAAISERAYRLGSIETFMHIVEGGRGVTFIPELAATQLTENKRKLVRQFAIPSPTRKIIIITTNSFIRNTILQLITDSIKKAIPEDMLKLKPHQQRV
- a CDS encoding S41 family peptidase → MRYYSIGIFKKTNISLLILFVLFSLTSLTGCVDEDQYADNPKGNFEALWSIIDQHYCFFDYKAQQYGLDWNEVHTRYAKQINGEMTDAQLFEVLGNMLSELRDGHVNMYSSFDVARNWSWHENYPSNVSDSLITKYLGTDYKIANGMKYRVLDDNIGYIRCSTFEGKLGSGNLDEIMSSLLLTRGLIIDIRDNTGGMMTSAEEFAARFTNKKLLVGYMQHKTGKGHDDFSSLQEQYLEPSTGIRWQKSVIILTNRSVYSAANEFVKYMKCCPNVMTVGDKTGGGAGMPFSSEIPIGWGIRFSACPIFDKNKASTEFGIAPDYKVDMTTTDFYHGKDTIIEFARNLLSK
- a CDS encoding DUF4876 domain-containing protein, with product MNTKEKFRLILAFIAVSVVFASCKDNDNENEVEQNVKFAMSLDMPLNINSPSLTGATATLTNVQTKKTYVAKNFRRAGTQYVDTTEVPEGNYTLDIRGGISYNLDTTIVNTSVKATESNVIVNKTSTGNDMSHKTIALNTYNAQDGFVISEMFFTGTLTPEGKQYSNDQYIKIANNSDSVLYADGLAFVESSFMTVSKFDYTPDIMNQAMTIDAIYIIPGSGKDHPIKPGQEITLALNAKNHKEINANSIDLSNADFEFYDVSSNPKFSDDDNPNVPNLANWYDYSNTYFTLHNRGYHSYAIAKPETDKETFLRNYYYKYSYVMSANGNSYTMNKDGYKLPNSWIIDAVNLSIAASYQWNVVSASLDAGWAHCGSIDADKTRFSKAVVRKKSGNRFIDTNNSTEDFESDATPTLLK